Proteins encoded together in one Chitinophaga sp. LS1 window:
- a CDS encoding IscS subfamily cysteine desulfurase, with the protein MQLPVYLDNNATTPLDPRVLETMLPFFTQHFGNASSRHHAYGWAAEAAIDLAREQVAALIGADPKEIIFTSGATEADNLALKGVFEMYADKGNHIITTEVEHKAVLDTCKHLEKLGASVTYLKVNEEGMIDLKELESAITAKTIIVAVMYANNEIGSINPIREISAIAKRHGVLMMSDITQAAGKVPVNVTKDGIDLAAFSAHKLYGPKGIGALYVRRKSPRVKVTAQMDGGGHERGMRSGTLNVPAIAGFGKACELAMQEMEEEGKRLGAMRDKLENALLQLEETYVNGSRAHRLPHVSNISFRYVEGEALLMGFGKEVALSSGSACTSASPEPSYVLKALGLGDDLAHSSLRFGLGRFTTEEEIDFTINAVTATVNRLREISPLWEMFKEGEDMNAIEWSHQ; encoded by the coding sequence TTGCAACTGCCTGTGTATCTTGATAACAATGCTACTACGCCCCTGGATCCAAGGGTGCTGGAAACGATGCTTCCGTTCTTTACACAGCATTTTGGCAACGCCAGCAGCCGTCATCATGCATATGGCTGGGCTGCAGAAGCTGCGATAGATCTGGCCAGGGAACAGGTAGCTGCCCTGATAGGAGCCGATCCGAAAGAAATCATCTTCACGTCCGGCGCTACGGAAGCCGATAACCTGGCCCTGAAAGGTGTATTTGAAATGTACGCGGACAAAGGCAACCATATTATTACTACCGAAGTAGAACATAAAGCCGTACTCGATACCTGCAAACACCTTGAAAAGTTGGGCGCATCTGTGACCTACCTGAAGGTGAATGAGGAAGGTATGATCGACCTGAAAGAACTTGAATCAGCTATTACTGCTAAAACGATTATTGTAGCTGTAATGTACGCCAACAACGAAATTGGGTCTATCAATCCTATCCGGGAGATCAGTGCCATCGCCAAGCGTCATGGCGTACTCATGATGAGCGACATTACCCAGGCTGCGGGCAAGGTGCCCGTGAATGTGACAAAAGACGGTATTGACCTGGCTGCATTTAGCGCACATAAATTATATGGTCCTAAAGGCATCGGTGCATTATATGTACGTCGCAAATCACCCAGAGTGAAGGTAACTGCGCAAATGGACGGTGGGGGACATGAACGTGGGATGCGCTCCGGTACCCTGAATGTGCCTGCTATTGCAGGGTTTGGCAAAGCCTGCGAACTGGCCATGCAGGAAATGGAAGAAGAAGGAAAAAGGCTGGGAGCCATGCGCGATAAGCTGGAAAATGCGTTATTACAACTGGAAGAAACATATGTAAATGGTAGCCGCGCACACCGCCTGCCACATGTAAGTAACATATCATTCAGATATGTAGAAGGAGAAGCCCTGCTGATGGGCTTTGGCAAGGAAGTCGCTTTGTCTTCCGGGTCTGCCTGTACATCAGCATCGCCTGAACCTAGCTATGTGCTGAAAGCTTTGGGATTGGGAGATGACCTTGCACATTCTTCCCTGCGCTTTGGATTGGGAAGATTCACCACTGAAGAAGAAATAGATTTTA
- a CDS encoding UDP-N-acetylmuramoyl-tripeptide--D-alanyl-D-alanine ligase, with amino-acid sequence MNIAQLYEVYRNHPSIQTDTRQLKQGDIFFALKGPNFNGNTYAAAALEKGAVLAVIDEAEFNTQPDKMMLTTDVLSTLQQLALHHRKQLNIPFLAITGTNGKTTTKELVSTVLAAAFKTTATIGNLNNHIGVPLTILRIPADAEIAVIEMGANHEHEIEAYCKIALPTHGIITNIGKAHLEGFGSPEGVRRAKGELYDFLRANEGTVFLCNEYPYLVEMSKGIPQVITYGQKGATYTGDPIADTALLSVKVTSDTATGLIPTQLVGAYNFPNVMAAVAVGLYFNIPGETIREAIAGYVPSNNRSQVIKQGSNTVIMDAYNANPSSMKAAIENFAGIEAAQKVLLLGGMMELGADSVEEHQALVDLLQRTHWHAVVLVGGDFSKVKHPYIFMENSAAAAEWLKQQEFTDTYILIKGSRSMGMEKVIQ; translated from the coding sequence ATGAACATAGCGCAGTTATACGAAGTTTACCGTAATCATCCATCTATACAGACTGATACACGCCAGCTCAAACAGGGCGATATTTTCTTCGCGTTGAAAGGTCCCAATTTTAACGGGAATACCTACGCAGCTGCGGCATTGGAAAAGGGTGCTGTACTCGCCGTGATAGATGAAGCTGAATTCAATACGCAGCCGGACAAAATGATGCTGACAACAGATGTGCTGTCTACCTTACAGCAACTTGCGTTACATCACCGGAAACAATTGAATATTCCTTTCCTCGCCATCACCGGTACGAATGGTAAAACTACTACCAAGGAACTGGTAAGCACGGTACTGGCGGCAGCGTTCAAAACAACCGCTACTATTGGGAATCTGAATAATCATATTGGTGTGCCACTCACGATTCTGCGTATTCCTGCGGATGCTGAGATTGCAGTGATTGAAATGGGTGCGAATCATGAACATGAAATTGAAGCATATTGTAAAATTGCATTGCCAACGCATGGCATTATTACTAATATCGGAAAGGCCCACCTGGAAGGGTTTGGTAGTCCGGAAGGCGTACGTCGTGCAAAAGGTGAGTTATATGATTTTCTGAGAGCAAACGAAGGCACTGTGTTCCTGTGCAACGAATATCCATATCTTGTAGAGATGAGTAAGGGTATTCCACAGGTCATTACCTATGGACAAAAAGGTGCTACTTACACAGGTGATCCTATTGCCGACACTGCACTGCTGAGTGTAAAAGTAACAAGCGATACAGCGACCGGATTGATCCCCACACAACTGGTAGGCGCCTATAATTTTCCGAATGTAATGGCTGCTGTAGCTGTAGGTTTATACTTCAATATTCCGGGAGAAACAATACGGGAAGCCATTGCTGGCTATGTGCCTTCCAACAACCGTTCGCAGGTGATTAAACAGGGTAGTAATACTGTGATTATGGATGCGTACAATGCGAATCCTTCCAGTATGAAGGCGGCGATTGAAAACTTTGCAGGTATTGAAGCTGCACAAAAAGTATTGCTGTTAGGTGGTATGATGGAGTTGGGTGCGGATAGTGTAGAAGAGCACCAGGCGCTGGTCGATTTATTGCAGCGAACTCATTGGCATGCAGTCGTATTAGTGGGTGGCGATTTCAGTAAAGTAAAACATCCTTACATATTCATGGAAAACTCAGCAGCAGCAGCGGAATGGCTGAAGCAGCAGGAGTTTACAGATACGTATATATTAATCAAGGGATCGAGAAGTATGGGCATGGAAAAGGTCATTCAGTAA
- the mce gene encoding methylmalonyl-CoA epimerase: MLKVEHIGIAVQSLQKSIPLFEALLNTSCYKQEQVDSEAVRTAFFQKGETKVELLEPTNPESVIARFLEKKGEGMHHIAFDVADIHAEMARLAAAGFTLLNPIPKQGADNKLVCFLHPRDTSGVLVELCQEIF, translated from the coding sequence ATGCTGAAAGTCGAACATATAGGTATTGCTGTACAATCGTTACAAAAATCTATTCCCCTGTTTGAGGCGCTGCTCAACACTTCCTGCTACAAACAGGAGCAGGTAGATAGCGAGGCCGTCAGGACCGCTTTCTTTCAAAAAGGCGAAACCAAAGTAGAATTACTCGAACCAACAAACCCCGAAAGTGTGATTGCGCGTTTTTTGGAAAAAAAGGGAGAAGGTATGCACCACATCGCCTTCGATGTAGCGGATATTCATGCAGAAATGGCTCGCCTTGCTGCAGCAGGCTTTACCTTACTAAATCCAATACCAAAGCAGGGCGCGGACAATAAATTAGTTTGTTTTTTACATCCCCGGGATACCAGTGGTGTACTTGTAGAACTGTGTCAGGAAATATTTTAA